The following coding sequences lie in one Rutidosis leptorrhynchoides isolate AG116_Rl617_1_P2 chromosome 6, CSIRO_AGI_Rlap_v1, whole genome shotgun sequence genomic window:
- the LOC139853853 gene encoding RING-H2 finger protein ATL72-like: MVRVLTERVAYSSSGNNTNDSSHTKETGFDTNTLVVLAALLFTLIGALALNSIIHYALKRRRALLDAEVDMADGLEKRTIRKIPIDVFKLTTDVLVTECSICLGDFKDGEKVRVLPGCNHEFHVKCVDKWLVDHMSCPNCRHLVALPPV, translated from the coding sequence ATGGTGCGTGTTCTAACTGAGCGAGTTGCATACTCATCGAGTGGGAACAACACGAACGATTCTTCCCACACCAAAGAAACTGGTTTTGATACAAACACACTAGTAGTACTAGCAGCCTTGTTATTCACACTTATAGGTGCACTAGCACTAAACTCGATTATCCATTATGCTTTGAAGCGTAGACGTGCGTTATTAGATGCCGAGGTGGATATGGCTGATGGTCTTGAGAAACGTACCATACGCAAAATCCCGATCGATGTTTTCAAGTTAACGACAGACGTTTTGGTGACCGAATGCTCGATTTGTCTAGGAGATTTTAAAGACGGAGAAAAGGTAAGAGTGTTGCCTGGTTGTAACCATGAGTTTCATGTCAAGTGTGTAGATAAGTGGTTGGTTGACCATATGTCATGCCCAAATTGTAGGCATTTGGTGGCACTGCCCCCTGTTTAG
- the LOC139853854 gene encoding umecyanin-like, protein MAPFNLKMVVFAAILVCMKFHSSVGDVNIVGDDKGWMVPNDPKFYDNWQSKDIFRMNDQLVFNFKTGSQDVAIVDKEGYDKCKPNPRYIIKRGPAIVNLTEPGWYYFICSFKNHCKHYQKLAVYVIFDGSK, encoded by the coding sequence ATGGCACCATTTAATTTGAAGATGGTTGTGTTTGCAGCCATTCTTGTATGCATGAAATTTCATAGCTCAGTGGGAGATGTAAACATAGTAGGTGACGACAAAGGATGGATGGTTCCAAATGATCCAAAATTCTACGATAATTGGCAATCCAAAGACATCTTTAGGATGAATGATCAACTGGTTTTTAATTTTAAAACAGGATCTCAAGATGTGGCTATAGTGGATAAAGAAGGTTACGATAAATGCAAACCTAACCCAAGATATATAATAAAACGAGGCCCTGCCATTGTCAACTTGACTGAACCCGGATGGTATTACTTTATTTGTTCATTTAAGAACCATTGTAAACACTATCAAAAATTAGCAGTTTATGTGATATTTGACGGAAGTAAATAA